GATGTTTACTAGTAGTTAAGCGTAGAAGCGATCGCGTTTATCTGGGCTTGGATCGCTCTAAAACTGCGGAGAAAAAAGACAGTTGGGATCTATGAACTACTTTTTAATGCCTTTCTAATCCCTAGACTGTATTCTGGATCAGTCTTCTCAAAATGTACTAACTGGCGATTAATAATTTCTTCAGGTACTCCCTGCATTGAAGCCGCAATATTTTGATAAACTCTTTGTTTTTGTTCATCTGTAAACATTCTGAACAAATTCCCAGCTTGAGTATAATCGTCGTTACCCTCCCGATGACTATAGCGATCAGCATCACCAAAAATTTTTAGAGGTGGTTCTTTATATTTAGGGTCTTCTTTGGGTCCGTTGAAGCTATTAGGCTCATAATAGTGGTTAGGATTGGGTATGTCATAACGCATTGCTCCATCTTTATGATAGTGATGTACCGGACAACGCGGTTTATTTACTGGTAAATCGTTATGGTGGGTACCAACTCGATAACGATGTGCATCAGGATAAGACATAAGTCTTGCTTGTAGGACTTTATCTGGGGAAAAACCAATACCAGAAACAATATTGGAAGGACTAAAAGTCGCTTGTTCTACTTCGGCGAAATAGTTTTCTGGGTTGCGATTTAATTCTAATATCCCTACCTCGATTAAAGGATAATCAGAGTGGGGCCAAACTTTAGTTAAATCAAAGGGATTATAGGGGGTTTTGCTAGCCTCATCTTCTGGCATAATTTGAACTTTCAAAGTCCATTTAGGAAAATCACCCTTTTCAATAGCTTGATACAAATCACGTTGAGAACTCTCGCGATCGCTACCAATTACGGCAGCAGCGGCTTCATTAGTCCAGTATTTGTGTCCTTGTTGGGTTTTAAAGTGTAATTTAACCCAAAATCTTTCGTTATTAGCATTAATAAAGCTAAAAGTATGACTACCATAGCCATTCATATGACGGTAAGTTTGAGGAATACCCCGATCGGACATCAAGATCGTAATTTGGTGCATTGCTTCTGGAGATTGGGACCAAAAATCCCAAACAGCAACGGGATTGCGCAAATTAGTTTTAGGATGGCGTTTTTGGGTATGAATAAAGTCGGGAAATTTATAAGGATCTCGAATAAAAAAGACTGGGGTATTATTACCTACTAAATCCCAATTACCTTCTTCGGTGTAAAACTTAACAGCATAACCACGCACATCTCTTTCTGCATCAGCTGCACCTGATTCTCCTGCAACGGTAGAAAAACGCAAAAAAAAAGGAGTA
The nucleotide sequence above comes from Gloeocapsa sp. PCC 73106. Encoded proteins:
- a CDS encoding catalase; the protein is MSEANNLTTSAGSPIADNQNSLTAGDRGPILLQDYQLLEKLAHQNRERIPERVVHAKGSGAYGTFTVTHDLTQYTKAKIFAEVGKTTPFFLRFSTVAGESGAADAERDVRGYAVKFYTEEGNWDLVGNNTPVFFIRDPYKFPDFIHTQKRHPKTNLRNPVAVWDFWSQSPEAMHQITILMSDRGIPQTYRHMNGYGSHTFSFINANNERFWVKLHFKTQQGHKYWTNEAAAAVIGSDRESSQRDLYQAIEKGDFPKWTLKVQIMPEDEASKTPYNPFDLTKVWPHSDYPLIEVGILELNRNPENYFAEVEQATFSPSNIVSGIGFSPDKVLQARLMSYPDAHRYRVGTHHNDLPVNKPRCPVHHYHKDGAMRYDIPNPNHYYEPNSFNGPKEDPKYKEPPLKIFGDADRYSHREGNDDYTQAGNLFRMFTDEQKQRVYQNIAASMQGVPEEIINRQLVHFEKTDPEYSLGIRKALKSSS